One window of Vidua chalybeata isolate OUT-0048 chromosome 14, bVidCha1 merged haplotype, whole genome shotgun sequence genomic DNA carries:
- the LOC128795315 gene encoding LOW QUALITY PROTEIN: cyclic nucleotide-gated olfactory channel-like (The sequence of the model RefSeq protein was modified relative to this genomic sequence to represent the inferred CDS: inserted 1 base in 1 codon), which produces MTVRLLLCPCSVQNSGCACLPXSRMVRLVLVLRDWANKSLHEEQQRPDPFLERFQGPELLTVAAGAGDELEDEETEKLNKKRKWLFFVLDPAGDWYYHWLAVIAVPVLYNWCLLVARACFTDLQKTYFVLWLVLDYISDALYLGDTVIRLHTGFLEQGLLVKDLKKLRRNYIHTLQFKLDVLSTLPTDLAYFWVGLHCPELRFNRLLRFSRMFEFFDRTETRTSHPNIFRISNLVLYILVIIHWNACIYYAISKAIGFGEDSWVYPNVTDPEYGYLTREYVYCLYWSTLTLTTIGETPPPVRDEEYLFVIFDFLIGVLIFATIVGNVGSMISNMNATRAEFQAKIDAVKHYMQFRKVSKDLETKVIKWFDYLWTNKKAVDEREVLKNLPDKLRAEIAINVHLETLKKVRIFQNCEAGLLVELVLKLRPQVFSPGDYVCRKGDIGKEMYIIKEGKLAVVADDGMTQYALLTAGGCFGEISILNIKGSKMGNRRTANIRSLGYSDLFCLSKEDLMEAVTEYPDAKRILEERGREILIKEGLLDESAAEESTEGKSMEERLDRVASNLDVLHTRFGQLLTEYSDAQMKLKRRITALESKMRQEELEDFFSDSSDSLFEDEEKASPGGMQ; this is translated from the exons aTGACTGTGAGGCTGTTGCTTTGCCCTTGCTCCGTTCAGAACTCTGGCTGTGCCTGTCTCC TGTCCAGGATGGTCCGGCTGGTGCTGGTGCTCAGGGACTGGGCCAACAAGAGCCTGCacgaggagcagcagaggccaGACCCCTTCCTGGAGCGTTTTCAAGGCCCCGAGCTCCTGACAGTGGCTGCAGGCGCTGGCGACGAGCTTGAGGATGAGGAGACTGAGAAGTTAAACAAAAA GAGGAAATGGCTCTTCTTTGTGCTGGACCCTGCAGGGGACTGGTATTACCACTGGCTGGCTGTGATTGCAGTTCCTGTCCTCTATAACTGGTGCCTGCTCGTAGCCAG GGCTTGCTTCACTGACCTGCAAAAGACCTATTTTGTGCTGTGGCTGGTGTTAGATTACATCTCAGATGCCCTCTACCTCGGGGACACAGTGATCCGCCTGCACACag GATTCTTGGAACAGGGCCTCCTGGTTAAGGACCTGAAGAAGTTACGGCGTAACTACATCCACACGCTCCAGTTCAAGCTGGATGTTCTCTCCACCCTGCCCACAGACCTGGCCTATTTTTGGGTGGGACTGCACTGCCCTGAGCTGCGTTTCAACAGGCTGCTGCGCTTCTCCCGCATGTTTGAGTTCTTTGACAGGACTGAGACCAGAACCAGCCACCCCAACATCTTCCGCATCAGCAACTTGGTTCTTTACATCCTGGTCATCATCCACTGGAACGCCTGCATTTATTATGCCATCTCCAAGGCCATAGGCTTCGGGGAGGACAGCTGGGTCTATCCCAATGTCACAGACCCTGAGTACGGGTATCTGACCCGGGAGTACGTCTACTGTCTTTACTGGTCTACGCTGACTCTGACCACCATTGGGGAGACCCCTCCGCCCGTGCGGGATGAAGAGTACCTCTTCGTGATCTTTGACTTCCTCATCGGCGTCCTCATCTTCGCCACCATCGTGGGGAACGTGGGGTCCATGATATCCAACATGAACGCCACCAGGGCGGAGTTCCAGGCCAAAATCGACGCCGTCAAACACTACATGCAGTTCCGCAAGGTGAGCAAAGACTTGGAAACCAAAGTCATCAAGTGGTTCGACTACCTGTGGACCAACAAGAAGGCAGTAGACGAACGGGAGGTCCTCAAGAACCTCCCTGATAAGTTAAGGGCAGAGATTGCCATCAACGTGCACCTGGAGACACTGAAGAAGGTGAGGATTTTCCAGAATTGCGaggcagggctgctggtggagctggtgCTGAAGCTTCGCCCTCAGGTGTTCAGCCCGGGGGATTACGTGTGCCGCAAAGGGGACATCGGGAAGGAGATGTACATCATCAAGGAGGGCAAGCTGGCCGTGGTGGCGGATGACGGGATGACACAGTATGCTTTGCTCACTGCAGGGGGCTGCTTTGGTGAGATCAGCATCCTCAACATCAAAGGGAGCAAAATGGGCAACAGGCGCACAGCCAACATCCGCAGCCTGGGCTACTCTGATCTCTTCTGCCTGTCTAAGGAAGATCTCATGGAGGCAGTCACAGAGTATCCCGATGCCAAAAGGATCTTGGAGGAGCGCGGCCGGGAGATCCTAATCAAGGAAGGGCTGCTGGATGAGTCAGCTGCAGAGGAAAGCACAGAAGGGAAGAGCatggaggagaggctggacagGGTGGCCTCGAACCTGGACGTGCTGCacacccgctttggccagcTCCTGACTGAGTACAGTGATGCCCAGATGAAGCTCAAGCGGCGCATCACTGCTCTGGAGTCCAAGATGAGGCAGGAGGAACTGGAGGATTTCTTCTCTGATAGCTCAGACAGTCTGTTTGAGGATGAGGAGAAAGCTTCACCTGGTGGGATGCAGTGA